TCGTAGTCGTATCCCTTGTCAGCATGAACCTTGTCTGGCCATCGCCGAGGACGCCCTCGAAGACCACCAACCGCAGGTAACGCATTGACTACGGCTTCGAAGCACTTGCTGTCGTGCGTGTTCGCGCCGCTGATGAGGAACGAGAGCGGCGTGCCCCTGGCATCGACCGCAACGTGCCTTTTGCACCCCAACTTTCCTCGATCGGTAGGATTTGGACCGGTTTCCTCCCCGCCCGGGGGAAGGAACACTCGCTGCATCCACACTCACTCGCGACATGTCGATCTGATCGTAGCTACGCAACCGCCGCAACAGTTCCTTGTGCAATCGATCCCAAACACCGCTCTGCTGCCAGTCTCGCAGCCGTCGCCAGCAGGTCATGCCGGATCCATAGCCTAGCCGGAGCGGCAAATGCTCCCATGGAATCCCCGTCCTCAGGACAAACACGATGCCGTTGATGGCAGCACGATCCGGCACTCTTGGCCGACCACCTTTCGGGCGATCTGGCTCCGGCGGAAGTAGCCGCCGAATCACGTCCCATAGATCGTCCTTGATCTCAAGCTTACTCATCCGTCAGCACTCAACTCTTTGTGGCTGACGCATTGTAGACTACGCGGCGTTTTGTTAGGCACTCTTAGTCGGATGGCGCACGTGTTCTTCCAAAACACGGGCAATATGTAGCGGTGCAGCCAGTATCCGATGGCGACGAAATCCTTTACGTGGTGCGCCGACAGATCGTCGAGAATGAATTCGATCGAGGCGCACTCACCACTCTCTGCCAGGAAGGACCTCCAGAACAGGCTCATCTCGCGGTTGTTCATGAAGATCGACCAGTGCTCGCCCACCGCTTTGGCATCATCGAGATTGCCGTGCAGCGCGTTGTCACGACGTCGGCTCAGTTCGTCAGCGCGCAGAAGGAGCTCCGCGGCCTGCATGTAGGACTCCGTGGCCGTGGTGTCTTCGCCTTCCGGGATGTCACCATCGACGCCACCGAATACGTAGCACCAAATCGCCACAGGCAGACGGCGAATGCGGCATCTGCCCATGGACTGGGACCCACATGCCTCACCAGCAGCACCATCGGAACACGACGCGACCCGCACCCATTACATGTCCTCTCCGTAGATTGCCCGCCAGTTCTCGATTGCCGGCACGTTCGTACGCATATACGTTTCGGTCCACATCTCGAACTGGCTCAGGGACTCCTTCAGCAGCGACGGCAGTCGTTCGATGAGCACCTCCCTCGATCGCACGACGGCCAGTTCGCGAACAGCCCGGAAGAGGCGTCGGCGGTCCACCGGATCTTCATGATGCCCGCATATGCCAAACGCCAAGGGAAGATCGTCGTTGAGCGCCATCGCCTGCCAGTCGCCGTCGAGGCTTATCCCAATGACATGCTCGACGCCGCCCTGCCGCCGGAGAATACGCGAGGGCGCGCGGTTGACGTTCTTTTCCAGCGCAAATCCGTGCTTTTCGGCAAAGGCAGTGAGCGATGGATCCAGAGCATCGAAGTAGCGCGCGAACGCGTCGAAGCGGTCCTGATCGGGTCGTCTCATGGCAGTACCTGTCGTGCACCTCGGGCGTTCGTCATTCGAACTCACCGACTACTACCGCGCGCAACACATCTGGTAGATCCGCTCCCCTTCCTTCGTCGCGGCGGCGATGTCTTCGGGCGTCATCGTTTCCTGGTCGCGCGCCATCCTGTCGATGTAGGACCGCGTGCCGGGGCGTTGCCCTTCGGCCAGCACGTAGGCGTGCAGGTACGCGTAAGCCTTGACGGGGTCTGGCGCGTAGAGCTTGTTCGCGGGATCGGGTCTGTACAAGGCGCTGGCAATGGTCAGTGTATCGGTGCGGCCGGAAGCGATGCTGGCGTCCAGCCACCGCGACGCTACCTCGCGATAGTGTTTGAGGTCTGCCCAGTACTTGCCGCCACCGCGCCCCTCGGGAGCGCCTTGCAGCACGAAACTCACCTGGGCGTGAGGGTCGCCCAACTTGCCGAGGTGTTCCAACCAACGCGCGAGGGACGATCGCTGTTCCGGCGTCAGCGGAGCGCAGGTGCGGTACATGTCCCTGATGCCCTGCTCTGCATCAGCCGGAATCGTCGGATTCGCTACGCGATGAACAGCAATTTCGTTCAGATAGCCATCGAGATCGGCCTGGTCGACCGGCACCTGCCGGCAGATCGACAGCGTATCCACCAGGCGCCATGCGGCATTCTGGTCGCCAGCCATCGCCGCTTTTGCCAGTTCGTCGTAGCGGCCCGCGGCATCGGCGACCGAAGCGGGATCGGTTCTGGGCTCGGTGCGCGGCGCGCTGGGCGTCGATGGCACAGGCCGTGCGGCGGCGGGCGGGCGCACTGCAACGCTGCGCCTTTCCGGCGCTGGCTGTGGCGGCGACGGCGCCGCCGGAACACTCACGGGCGGCGCGACGGCCTGCCCCTCGCGATGGAAGTAGGCGATGACACCGGCAATTCCGAGCACCACCGCACCCACGGTGGCCTGCAACGACCGCTTCATGGATCACTCCGGCAAAACCATGAGTGTACTTTGCGACCGTCCCGCAGTTCCCACGAAGTGGTCCGCGGCAGCCGCCAATGCCGCACGGTGACGTGGACCGGTTCGCAGGCCGGACAGCGTCCGACGTGCGCAGTGGCGTTCGCGTCTATTCGAAGCTGTTGCGCCACAGCAGGTCGTTGACTACGACGGTTACCGGCGTCGCGCTGAGCAGGCGGCGCCGCGCACCGAGCTGGCCGAAGTAGTTGTCGCCCCAGCAACGCAGGCTGCCGTCGATGACGGAAGCGCAGACGTGGTTGCCGCCGATATTCAGCTGGGTACCGGCGATGCCGCTCATGCCGATTACCAGGGTGGGCAGCAGGCGCATGGTGCGCGGCGCGAGGCCGGCGCCGAGGTCGCCGAAGTAGTTGGCGCCCCAGCAATAGACCGAACCGTTGGCGATGGCGCAGGAAATGTCTTCACCCGCGGCAATCGCGGTGACGCCGCTTTCCAGGCCCACAACCGCAGCAGGCGTCAGTTGCGCGTCGTTCAGTACACCATTGCCGAGCTGCCCGTAGCCGTCGTAACCCCAGCACCTGGCGGCGCCATTGTGGATGGCGCAGGTGTGCGTGGCGCCGGCGCTGATGGCCGTAACCCCCGAGGAAAGGCCCGTCACGGGCGTGGGCGTGCCGTAGGGCATGCCATTGGTGCCGTTGCCGATCTGGCCATCGAGCGCTACGCCCCAGCACTTGGCCGCACCATTGTGGATGGCACAGGCGTGATTGGCGCCCATGCTCACGGCGGTCACGCCTGAGGTAAGCCCTTTCACCTGCACCGGCAGGGCGCTGTTGACGGACAGTCCGTTGCCCAGCTCGCCGCTGGTGTTCATGCCCCAGCACAGGGCGGACCCGTTGCGGATCGCGCAGCTCTGGCGGCCGCCGGCGGCGACCTGGCTGACCTGGGATGACAAGCCCGATACCACCTGCGGCGCCGGCCGCAGATCGTCGGTGCCGTCGCCCAGTTGCCCGTGCGAATTGTCGCCCCAGCACAGGGCGGCGCCATTCACCGCA
This genomic stretch from Tahibacter amnicola harbors:
- a CDS encoding IS5 family transposase (programmed frameshift), which encodes MSKLEIKDDLWDVIRRLLPPEPDRPKGGRPRVPDRAAINGIVFVLRTGIPWEHLPLRLGYGSGMTCWRRLRDWQQSGVWDRLHKELLRRLRSYDQIDMSRVSVDAASVPSPPGGEETGPNPTDRGKLGCKRHVAVDARGTPLSFLISGANTHDSKCFEAVVNALPAVGGLRGRPRRWPDKVHADKGYDYEHCRHALRHRGIVQRIARRGVESSQRLGKHRWVVERTFAWLNRFKRLRIRYERRPEIYLAFGLLACSLICWRAIERFC